A window from Drosophila nasuta strain 15112-1781.00 chromosome 3, ASM2355853v1, whole genome shotgun sequence encodes these proteins:
- the LOC132791292 gene encoding uncharacterized protein C16C10.8: MVFFTCNICGESVKKPAVEKHYQTRCRGNVKNVSCMDCLKDFYEEEYVAHTKCISEAQKYSNQNFVPKEPRNKNAQKQESWMDIIRAILDSQEYQLTPQLRNEFQRLQSVDNVPRKKAKFENFVGNCMRMPRHKATEVWNILEKELNKMKEAKQAELAAAKAAKQKPAEEAAAVEEPPKKKSKVENGEAAAEVAADDAVAAENREFDWAAQLKKVLAKQPGAIFVEKLRKKLEKKYVKHLAVTELSEKQAKKFEKRFNKQLNKCNEVKLDGDLVIAC, encoded by the coding sequence ATGGTGTTTTTTACCTGCAACATTTGCGGTGAGTCCGTAAAGAAGCCGGCCGTGGAGAAGCACTACCAGACCAGATGCCGAGGCAACGTCAAGAACGTGTCGTGCATGGACTGCCTGAAAGACTTCTACGAGGAGGAATATGTGGCACACACCAAATGCATTTCCGAAGCGCAGAAGTACTCCAATCAAAACTTTGTGCCCAAGGAGCCTAGGAACAAGAATGCCCAGAAGCAAGAAAGTTGGATGGACATCATACGCGCCATTCTCGACAGCCAAGAGTATCAACTGACGCCACAGCTGCGCAATGAGTTCCAGCGCCTGCAGAGCGTTGACAATGTGCCGCGCAAGAAGGCGAAATTCGAGAACTTTGTGGGCAACTGCATGCGTATGCCACGCCACAAGGCTACAGAAGTGTGGAACATACTCGAGAAGGAGTTGAACAAAATGAAGGAGGCCAAACAGGCGGAACTTGCAGCTGCCAAGGCAGCGAAACAGAAGCCCGCAGAAGAAGCTGCTGCAGTTGAGGAGCCGCCCAAGAAAAAGTCCAAAGTGGAGAATGGTGAAGCTGCCGCAgaagttgctgctgatgatgctgttgctgcagagAACCGCGAATTCGATTGGGCGGCACAGCTGAAGAAGGTGTTGGCCAAGCAACCCGGTGCCATCTTTGTGGAGAAGCTCAGGAAGAAGCTGGAGAAGAAATACGTAAAGCATTTGGCTGTGACGGAACTGAGCGAGAAACAAGCAAAGAAATTTGAGAAGCGTTTCAACAAGCAGCTCAATAAATGCAATGAAGTGAAGCTGGATGGGGATCTGGTGATAGCATGTTGA
- the LOC132791543 gene encoding uncharacterized protein LOC132791543 isoform X1 produces the protein MFSIYFHFILFGICCLLLHVLAKPQLNEDCELNAADTMHDFCCELHEESSEFTECQMDWFSKLEPNNEQLEQAYMFCTAECAFNATEYLAGNRQSLNLRRIKEHLEDELDSKAEQKQLYETYVKCDKHALSLLRHKGVLAIAKHLTTHGCHVYPGLVLECVANEMILHCPAERFSKAAQCRATRDYLRQCFAYLKYKT, from the exons ATGTTTTCcatttactttcattttattctcTTTGGCATCTGTTGCCTGCTGCTTCATGTGCTGGCCAAGCCGCAGCTGAACGAGGATTGCGAGCTCAATGCAGCAGACACTATG CACGATTTTTGCTGTGAACTGCACGAGGAATCATCAGAGTTCACCGAGTGCCAAATGGATTGGTTCTCGAAGCTAGAGCCCAACAACGAACAACTGGAGCAGGCCTACATGTTT TGCACAGCTGAATGCGCCTTCAACGCAACTGAGTATTTAGCTGGTAATCGTCAATCGTTGAATCTGCGCAGGATTAAAGAGCATCTGGAAGATGAGCTAGACAGCAAGGCGGAGCAGAAGCAGCTCTACGAGACTTATGTGAAATGCGATAAGCATG CTCTTTCGCTGCTGCGCCACAAAGGCGTTCTGGCAATTGCCAAACATTTGACTACACATGGGTGTCATGTGTATCCTGGCCTGGTGCTGGAATGCGTGGCTAACGAGATGATTCTCCACTGTCCAGCTGAACGGTTTAGCAAGGCGGCACAATGTCGCGCCACACGCGACTATTTGCGTCAATGCTTCGCCTATCTAAAGTACAAAACTTAA
- the LOC132791543 gene encoding uncharacterized protein LOC132791543 isoform X2 yields MDWFSKLEPNNEQLEQAYMFCTAECAFNATEYLAGNRQSLNLRRIKEHLEDELDSKAEQKQLYETYVKCDKHALSLLRHKGVLAIAKHLTTHGCHVYPGLVLECVANEMILHCPAERFSKAAQCRATRDYLRQCFAYLKYKT; encoded by the exons ATGGATTGGTTCTCGAAGCTAGAGCCCAACAACGAACAACTGGAGCAGGCCTACATGTTT TGCACAGCTGAATGCGCCTTCAACGCAACTGAGTATTTAGCTGGTAATCGTCAATCGTTGAATCTGCGCAGGATTAAAGAGCATCTGGAAGATGAGCTAGACAGCAAGGCGGAGCAGAAGCAGCTCTACGAGACTTATGTGAAATGCGATAAGCATG CTCTTTCGCTGCTGCGCCACAAAGGCGTTCTGGCAATTGCCAAACATTTGACTACACATGGGTGTCATGTGTATCCTGGCCTGGTGCTGGAATGCGTGGCTAACGAGATGATTCTCCACTGTCCAGCTGAACGGTTTAGCAAGGCGGCACAATGTCGCGCCACACGCGACTATTTGCGTCAATGCTTCGCCTATCTAAAGTACAAAACTTAA
- the LOC132791289 gene encoding ribonuclease Z, mitochondrial: MLLSLVKFHRFKRIVVDGIRTNYKVTTHPIRKFSKSTTAMDAKYERQPNVLRKKLSNVVPGSVNLQVLGAGANGSPSAVYLFTDQSRYLFNCGEGTQRLAYEHKTRLSRLEQIFMTRNTWTSVGGLPGLALTIQDAGVRQLGVHGPPHLDTMLQSMRRFVMLKNLQMQNIDATTSQHFEDSILSVQSVVLRSEKQPEQSVISYICKLKPRPGALNLVKCVEHGVPPGPLLGQLKNGQDVQLPDGKVVRSVDVTEPGETALSFVFIDVPSVDYLSALQSHAKEYKQLADSELTEVALVVHFSPPAMTEHADYRQFMAENFSQCTEHIYLNSPSNSFSGYAATHRIQYQLHQLAPLVFPLLAESLELQHNCPLKKTKLDEEEAKEELTGEEKTKHEQPKKDDQKQSLNQGVVPMTSFHLRPKKGLDRALESKLTPEEYIKETHAVPGVTELLAKLKCDTKLSQESELATEGRSNYPRIIFLGTGSCIPNKTRNVSSILIQTAKEAFVLLDCGEGTHGQIVRLYGNERAKEIMLQLQAIYVSHLHADHHIGLIALLTERQQLAPEAPLLLLAPRQIEPWLQFYNRQIESIADSYTLVANGELLEHPLKGETVERLGIDSIGTCLVRHCPHAFGISLTLQAEHEGEPIKITYSGDTMPCEDLVELGRNSTVLIHEATMEDDLVEEARIKTHSTISQAIQQGRDMQAKHTILTHFSQRYAKCPRLPSNEDMQHVAIAFDNMQVTVDDLKEYEKLYPALMAMFAEYTEELEQRAVKRELKQERKRKLAQT, encoded by the exons ATGTTGCTGTCTTTGGTGAAATTCCACCGCTTTAAAagaattgttgttgatggcatACGCACTAATTACAAGGTGACGACACACCCGATACGCAAATTCAGCAAGAGCACAACGGCCATGGATGCCAAATACGAACGCCAGCCGAATGTGCTGCGCAAAAAACTATCTAATGTGGTGCCAGGATCAGTGAATCTCCAAGTGCTTGGCGCTGGTGCCAATGGATCACCCAGCGCTGTTTACCTCTTCACCGATCAGTCTCGCTATCTGTTCAACTGTGGCGAGGGAACACAGCGTCTGGCGTATGAGCACAAGACGCGATTGTCGCGCTTAGAGCAAATTTTTATGACACGCAACACGTGGACTTCGGTGGGCGGCTTGCCGGGCTTGGCGCTGACCATACAGGATGCTGGCGTGCGGCAGCTGGGAGTGCATGGACCGCCGCATCTGGACACAATGCTACAGAGCATGCGACGCTTTGTGATGCTCAAGAACCTACAGATGCAGAACATAGACGCCACCACTTCGCAGCACTTCGAGGACTCCATTCTCAGTGTGCAGTCGGTGGTGTTGCGCAGTGAGAAGCAACCAGAGCAGTCTGTAATCAGCTACATCTGTAAGCTGAAACCACGCCCAGGTGCCCTCAATCTCGTCAAGTGTGTGGAGCATGGAGTGCCGCCTGGTCCACTGCTGGGACAACTCAAGAATGGTCAGGATGTGCAGCTACCAGATGGCAAAGTGGTTCGGTCGGTTGATGTCACCGAACCCGGAGAGACAGCGCTCTCCTTTGTCTTTATCGATGTACCAAGCGTGGATTATTTGTCTGCTCTGCAGTCTCACGCCAAGGAATACAAGCAACTTGCTGACTCAGAGCTCACGGAGGTCGCGCTGGTGGTGCACTTTAGTCCGCCGGCGATGACAGAACATGCAGATTATCGTCAGTTCATGGCGGAGAATTTCTCGCAGTGCACAGAGCATATCTATCTCAACTCCCCTTCAAATAGTTTCTCTGGCTATGCGGCTACTCATCGCATACAATATCAGCTGCATCAACTGGCTCCTTTGGTGTTTCCGCTACTCGCCGAGTCGCTTGAACTACAGCACAACTGTCCGTTGAAGAAGACAAAGCTAGACGAGGAGGAAGCGAAAGAGGAGCTGACTGGGGAAGAGAAGACGAAGCATGAGCAGCCAAAGAAAGATGACCAGAAACAAAGTCTGAATCAGGGCGTTGTGCCCATGACCAGCTTTCATCTGCGACCCAAGAAAG GTCTCGATCGCGCGCTGGAATCGAAATTGACGCCCGAGGAGTACATCAAGGAGACGCACGCGGTGCCTGGAGTCACAGAGCTGCTGGCGAAGCTGAAGTGTGACACAAAGTTGAGCCAAGAGTCCGAGCTGGCGACAGAAGGACGCAGCAACTATCCACGCATCATTTTCTTGGGCACCGGATCGTGCATTCCCAACAAGACCCGCAACGTGAGCTCCATTCTCATCCAGACAGCAAAAGAGGCATTTGTGCTGTTGGACTGTGGAGAAGGAACTCACGGACAGATTGTGCGACTCTATGGAAATGAGCGTGCGAAGGAGATTATGCTGCAACTGCAGGCGATCTATGTGTCCCACTTGCATGCGGATCATCACATCGGACTCATTGCATTGCTGACCGAGCGACAACAACTGGCACCAGAGGCACCTCTGCTCTTGTTGGCGCCACGTCAAATCGAACCTTGGCTGCAGTTTTACAATCGTCAAATTGAGTCTATTGCTGACTCTTACACACTAGTGGCCAATGGCGAACTTCTAGAGCATCCACTGAAAGGCGAGACTGTTGAACGCTTGGGCATCGACTCGATTGGCACTTGCTTGGTGCGGCATTGTCCACATGCCTTTGGCATAAGCCTAACGCTCCAAGCCGAGCACGAAGGTGAGCCCATTAAGATCACCTACAGCGGCGACACGATGCCCTGCGAGGATCTCGTGGAGCTGGGACGCAACTCCACGGTGCTGATACACGAGGCGACCATGGAGGATGATCTCGTCGAAGAGGCACGCATCAAGACGCACAGCACCATCTCGCAGGCCATTCAACAGGGTCGCGACATGCAGGCCAAGCACACGATACTCACACATTTCTCACAACGGTATGCGAAGTGTCCTCGACTGCCCAGCAACGAGGACATGCAACATGTGGCCATTGCTTTTGATAATATGCAAGTGACAGTGGACGATTTGAAGGAGTATGAGAAGCTTTATCCTGCGTTGATGGCGATGTTTGCCGAGTACACCGAGGAGCTGGAACAGCGGGCAGTGAAACGAGAACTCAAACAGgaaagaaaacgaaaattggCGCAAACGTGA